A genomic stretch from Camelus ferus isolate YT-003-E chromosome 17, BCGSAC_Cfer_1.0, whole genome shotgun sequence includes:
- the ARIH2 gene encoding E3 ubiquitin-protein ligase ARIH2 isoform X3: protein MLTAISCILPMALVSHSVAKLILVNFHWQVAEILDRYKSNSAQLLVEARVQPSPSKHVPTAHPPHHCAVCMQFVRKENLLSLACQHQFCRSCWEQHCSVLVKDGVGVGVSCMAQDCPLRTPEDFVFPLLPNEELRDKYRRYLFRDYVESHYQLQLCPGADCPMVIRVQEPRARRVQCNRCNEVFCFKCRQMYHAPTDCATIRKWLTKCADDSETANYISAHTKDCPKCNICIEKNGGCNHMQCSKCKHDFCWMCLGDWKTHGSEYYECSRYKENPDIVNQSQQAQAREALKKYLFYFERWENHNKSLQLEAQTYQRIHEKIQERVMNNLGTWIDWQYLQNAAKLLAKCRYTLQYTYPYAYYMESGPRKKLFEYQQAQLEAEIENLSWKVERADSYDRGDLENQMHIAEQRRRTLLKDFHDT, encoded by the exons ATGCTCACTGCCATCAGCTGCATCCTCCCTATGGCACTG gTATCTCATTCAGTTGCTAAACTTATATTAGTTAATTTCCACTGGCAAGTCGCAGAGATACTGGACAG gTACAAGTCTAATTCTGCTCAGCTGCTTGTTGAGGCTCGAGTTCAGCCCAGTCCATCGAAACAT GTCCCCACAGCCCATCCCCCTCACCACTGTGCAGTGTGTATGCAGTTTGTGCGGAAGGAAAACCTACTGTCTCTGGCCTGTCAGCACCAGTTTTGCCGTAGCTGCTGGGAGCAGCACTGCTCAGTACTTGTCAAGGACGGCGTGGGTGTGG GTGTCTCTTGCATGGCTCAGGACTGCCCACTCCGAACACCAGAGGACTTTGTGTTTCCATTGCTGCCCAATGAAGAATTGAGAGACAAATACAGGCGCTACCTCTTCAGGGACTACGTGGAG AGTCACTACCAGCTCCAGCTGTGCCCTGGTGCAGACTGTCCCATGGTTATCCGGGTACAGGAGCCCAGAGCTCGCCGAGTACAGTGCAATCGGTGCAACGAAGTCTTCTG tTTCAAGTGTCGTCAGATGTATCACGCCCCCACAGACTGCGCTACAATCCGGAAATGGCTAACGAAGTGTGCAGACGACTCTGAAACAGCCAACTACATTAGTGCTCACACTAAAGAC TGTCCCAAGTGCAACATCTGCATTGAGAAGAACGGAGGCTGCAATCACATG CAATGCTCCAAGTGTAAACACG ACTTCTGCTGGATGTGTCTGGGAGATTGGAAGACCCATGGCAGCGAGTATTATGAGTGCAGTCGGTACAAGGAGAATCCCGACATTGTCAATCAGAGCCAGCAAGCCCAGGCCAGGGAGGCCCTCAAGAAGTACTTGTTCTACTTTGAGAGG TGGGAAAACCACAACAAGAGCTTGCAGCTGGAGGCACAGACTTACCAGCGGATTCATGAGAAAATTCAGGAGAGGGTCATGAATAATCTGGGGACATGGATCGACTGGCAGTACCTACAGAACGCTGCCAAGCTCTTGGCCAAG TGTCGATACACCCTGCAGTACACGTACCCGTATGCATACTACATGGAATCTGGACCCAGGAAGAAGCTG TTTGAATACCAGCAGGCTCAGCTGGAGGCTGAGATTGAAAACCTGTCATGGAAAGTGGAGCGTGCGGACAGCTATGATAGAGGG GACTTAGAGAACCAGATGCACATAGCAGAGCAGCGGAGGAGAACCCTGCTGAAGGATTTCCATGACACCTAG